The genomic segment GCTTTTTTTCATGCTGGTGATACCAGCGATGCAAACCATCATTTTTGGATATGCGATCGAAACCCAAATTGAGAACATTCCGACGGTCATCTTCAATATGGATGGCCGACAAATCTCGCGCGAGTTAACCGCAGCGTTTGAAAACACGCGTCGCTTTCGGATCGATGGGTATGTCTGGGACGAAGAATCCTTTCAACGAGCGTTGTCATCGGGAAGAGCGAAGGTTGGTATTCGGATTCCACCGAACTATGTCGATCAGTTGCTACGACGTGAACAAGCCCGATTGCAGGTTCTGATCGATGGAAGCGATTCTCAAGTCGCGACGACGGCCCAAAGCACCGCACAGCTCCTCGGCATGAATTTGTCGATTCAGTTAGCCACGGCCAAAGGAGATGCAATGCAATTGGCTCCGGCTCGAGACGCATCGGGAAACGGGACCCTGCCGATCCTTCCCCCCAACCGCGTGAACACCCTGCTCGCGAAATGGCCCCCCAAGAAGAGGAAGACTAATGGACAAGGGGGAGCGTTAACGTCTTCTCGTTTGCGGACAACTCGACGAGGATCGGCTTGTCACCAATCGTCACCCGATAGGTACCGAAATAGGCAGGCACGACACATCGGCTGTTGGTGTCGGCTTTGCCTTGCCAATCGGTCCACCATTTTCGGTAAACCAAATCGCGGTACGCTTCGGCCGCCGGTGTTGGTGTCCAATCTTTCTTGTACAACGCCGATTGCGGAATCCAGCAGGCACCTTCCCAGAACCCCCACATCAGGATGCCTTCGACGGCCGGGTGCGCAAAGCAGATCCGATAGTACTCAACCAATTGGTCGGCCTTCTGCTGCTCCTGCTCGGGTGTGAGTTGGACCTTGCGGTCGCCGTAGTATTTCCAGCGCTGGCCCGGCATGTTGAATTCGGTGATGCGGATCGGTAGCTCGAACCGGGCCAGCCGGTCCAACGCGTTTTTTAACGCCTGAGGATCAAACCGATCGCTATGCAAATGGCCCTGAACCCCGATCCCATCGATCTTGACGCCATCCCGTAGCAGCGTCTCGATATGCTCAACGAAGTCGTCGAGTCGATTGCCGGTCAAAATGTCATAATCGTTGAGGTAGAGCACCGCATCAGGATCCTCTTGCTTAACCCAATCGGCCATTTGTCGAGTGATCTCGGCGCCGAGTCGGTCGGCGTAGTAGTTGCCGTGGATCATCTCGTTGTTCAGGTCGTATTCCGCGAATCGTCCGCGGTAGCGGCGTGCGATGGTAAGCCCTCGTTTTTTCAGTGTGTTGTGCAATTGTTCGTCGTTCAGTTCCTTGATCCAGTTCTGGACCCGATTCGGTATGCCCCAGTAGAGATTGTGTCCTCGGAGTGGTAGGTTGTGTTGGTCGGTCCAGCGGAGCATGTTGTCAACCGTCGCGTAGTCGACTTGATCAGGTCGACGTTCCATGGAGTGCCATTTGAGGGCATTTTCTGTGACGGCCGCGTTGAAGTTTTCAAGAAAAACCTGCCGATACTTCTCGTCGGATGCTTCCGGTTCTCGGTCGCCGAATGCGCCGCTGCTGAGCGCGGCGCCGAACCAGAATTCGTGACGGAGCTGCTCGACATGAACCGGTGTCCCGGCTGGCGCATTGATGTGGATCGATCCCATTCGGTGTTGCGCGATTGAGTTGTCCGTTTCATCAGCCAGCGTGGTGATGCAGCAGCCTAGAGTGATCACGAGGACGCTCAGGGGCTTCACCACAAATCGGAGCATGCAAGAGGATTGCATCGGAGTAGGTCCTGTTAGGTTGCGGGGTGAGGCAGGGCCAGTTCCACCGAAGGGTTCGGTGGAACATCGGTCATATTGATGGGAAGGAGGGGCAGGCAAAAAATGCAGGGACTGCAAAATCATTTGTGACTCAAGTGGCTTAATTTCAGAGGAAACTCCTTCACGACTTTTCCGCTGATGTCAACGCACTTGAACGTCATCACAGGATCGTCCAGCCGTAGGTCAAAGCTCAGCTGTCCCCAAAAGTTGCCTTCGTTGTAGGACCATACTGCATTGGGGAACGTCTCATGGGTGTGCTCGTTGGTCACCTTCGCCGAAACAAACTCATAGAGCGGATAACCACGCGGACGATCGATCTTCCAGATATCCGAGCGATGGCGATCTCCCGAGATGAGTATCACGCCGTCGATCTTCTTCTCGTTGATCCAATCGAAAATCTCATCGCGCTCGCCACGCGCCCAAGGGCCGGCCCAAGAATCTTTGCCCCCCTTGTCCGCGCCGTCGGACCACATGGTTCCCGAGGCAATGACCTTGAATTTGCCTTTGGCTGCTGCGAGTTCCTCGAACAGCCATTTCTTCTGGTCCGGGCCGAGCATGGTTTGATCTTCTTTCTCACGATAAAAGCGGCCATCGGTCATCAAGAAATCGACGTCCCCGAGCGAGAACGAATGCCAAGTGCCTGGCACTGAAGCGCCGCCGCCATAGTGGGGATTGTTCCAGTTTTGCCGGAACACCGTCCAGTTGGGTATTTTCCAGGGCGCTTCCAACCCTGCCCCGCCCGCGGAATCGTTCATCGCCATGTCATGATCATCCCAGACGGCATACATCCCGACGCTGCTGATCAAATCGCGGTATGCCGGGCTGAGGCAGCGGCGGTAGTAGAACAAGCGTTGAGCACCACGCCGGTTGACGACGTCGATGTAAACGTTATCGCCCAGCCCCAGGTAGGCCAGCGGACGCGTCTTGGACATGTTCCGCCAAGCGTACTCGTGCGCAGGAACATAGCGAGAGCCTGAGCCGAACGTCACGTGGAACTCGACGGGTTGACCTTTTTCCGGTGCAGTTCGAAACCGGAACGTGTCTCGCCGGATCGGTTTCCCATCAACTTGGACCACATACGCGTAGTCCGTAAACGGCTTCAAACCGGCGACCGTCATGACTGCCGTGAAATCGTCTGCGGGTGCCGTCGTGACCCGCTCCGATGCCTGCTCGCCGACAAGAATTTGAACCGATGCCTGCCCCGCCGTACGTACCCAGAACTTCGCGGAAGTCGGCTGCACATCCCCCAACATCGGGCCGCTAAAAAGTTTCAGGTCGTGCCGCTGAACCAAATCCACAAAAGCCGGTTCTGTCAACAGATCCGCCATTGCTCCCTCTGCTCCAAATCTGCCCGTTTGACCCTGGGCATCGGTGCCATACAAGGCGTTGATCAGATACGGGTCAAGGTCCTTCATGATGGCAGACTGCTCGCCTTCGGTGAGCGGCTCTTTCGCCAACGCGGTCACGGTTGCGGCAAGGGTCAGGGCGAGGACAACAACGGGGAAGATAGGTTTCGGCATCGATTTCACTCGGCTGAGAGTCATTGGATGAATCGACCCAGTATATCAGCTATCGCCTTTCGATTCGCGTTCCAAACAGCTCGGAATTCTTCCAGCGACGTTCCGTGAAAGGGCCCGGCCTACGATGGCAAAACGACTTCACCCGGACAGCAGGCGGCGGCAGAGATCGTTCGCCCGGAGGTTAGAGGGTCACCCTGCGTCCCACTTGATCGGTTTCGCGAGATAGGCGATAGTTGGAAAGTGGACAGCTGGGTCGATTGTGAATTCTCATCAAGACACGACGCATTACCTCACGGACGGGCCCATCGGTGGTAAAGGGAACAATTTTTTATGTGGGAACCGAATCGGAAGTACGGCATCATGCGCAGCCGTTGATGCAACGGGTTCCGATCCGAATTGCTGAGCCAGAAGTGGTGATCCGCGAGGCTCAGGCTGGTGACTTGGCCCTCTTTTTTTCAGAGCACTTTGAAAGGTTCCGCGGTGCGATCCGTCGTCTACAACATCGAAACATTGCCACGCTCTACGTGATTGACGGAATCTTGGAATGGCGAAATGCTTGGGAGAACCGTGAGCAGGAGCCGGCTTGTCCTTGGACCATGCGGCCTGTGCTTTGTCACAAGGTTGCATGCATCGGGTCCTCGCAAGCGAGAACGCTGTGTGATTGGGGGAACTCTCACAAAGTGGAAGTCGTTGGTGTTCCCCGCTTGGATGAGCTTCGAAAACAAGAAAACTCGGTTGAACGATCGGACGATCCGTTTCGCATTCTCATCATGACAGCCAAATGGCCTGGATATACCGATGCGCAGAGACAGCAGATCAGGCAATCGCTTCTCGACTTGAAAGCGTGGTCACAAAAACAAGCCAAGCTAGGCAACCGACCGATTCAGTTGATTTGGCGTTTGACCGCTGGGTTGGATCGTATCATTGGCGTTGAGAATGAACTTCGCAATACGACGGGCGACGACGTCGCCGAGGCGCTGCGACGAGCGGATGCGACCATTACGACGCCATCCACGGCACAGCTTGAATCCATGCTGATGGGTAAGCCTACCGCGATCCTCGATTATACCAATAGCCCGGTGTACGTTGATTCCGCCTGGCGAATCACGTCGAAAGTTCAGCTCGATAGCACGATCCAACAATTGTGCGATCCACCTGCTGAGCGGATGCACTTTCAGCGGTGTCTGTTGCACGATGCCTTGCAATTGGAAGTCAATGCAACGGACCGGATGATCACGCTATTGGAGAAGATGAGCGAAGAATCCCACAAGCGAGCTCGGCAACCGCAACCACTTCCGTTTCCAAGCGGGTTGTTGCCTGCGTTACGGAATCAACCGCAACGGCTGTGCACCCAAACAGCCTTTCCTCAAAGTGATGCCTTTCGCCTCAATGATCCCACCATGGTGCAGGTTGAATTGGCGGATGCGCAACGCCAGGTCAAGCAGTTGCACGCTAAGATCGACCAACTCAACACCGAACTCGGCCAGGCACACGAAATCTTTGAAACGATTCACAAGCACCCGATAGCGGGACCGGTCGTTCGTGCTCGTGAGAAGTTTCTTCAATGGGTTGCAAGATTGAAAGCAAACAAAGCGGATCCAACTTAGAAGCTTATGAAAGAGTCCGCTCAAACCGGCGCCGGGATTCCGTCGCCTGAATCGCGACCTTCGCAAAGAATCGACGTCGTCTGTGCAGCGGACGATGCCTATGTGATGCCGCTTGCCGTGACCCTAAAAAGTGCTTGCCGCCATCTCGGAAGTGGCAAACGAATCCGCTTGTTCTTGCTTGCCGGCGAGATTTGCGACGAAAACTGGTCAAGGCTCCAGCAAACCCTCGTTGACGAACCCATTGAAATCCACACAATCAAACCTGATCTTGATGTGGTTTCTGATCTGAGTATTTCACACCACATTTCACACACCGCCTACTTTCGACTCTTAGCGGCAGAATTGGTGCCTTGCAAAGTCGAGAAGGCTATCTACCTCGATGCTGACTTGTTTGTCAAAGAGGATCTTGCTCGTCTTTGGGATTTGCCCATCGAACAACACGATTGCCTGGCGACGGCTGACATTGCATGTCCCTTTGTTGATGCGAGAGTTGGTTGTGCGAACTATCGCTTGGCAAACCCTTACATGGCGGCGTTGAGACCGATTCGAAACTATCGAGAATTGGACTTGGACGGTGCAAGTGAGTACTTCAACAGCGGCGTGATGGTGCTGAACCTTCATCAATGGCGAAAAGAAAACGTTGCGGAACGTTTGTTAAAAATACTTCGTGACAATCGAGAGCACGTTTGGTGCTGGGACCAGTATGCACTGAATGTGCTATTTCACGGCAATTGGGGACGATTTGAGCCACGTTGGAACCAGGGGGCCCATGTATTCGAATATCCTTCCGAAGCCCATGCACCGATTGATCCTCAGCAGTGGACAGACATGAGAACCAACCCGGCGATCGTACATTTCACGACGGAGTTCAAACCCTGGCAAACCTCTTCGAATCACCCTCGTAGCGAGGTTTTCTTTGAGGGGCTTGCCGCGACGGCATGGAAAAATTGGTGTCTGCCGGAAACGGCATCGAGCTTCAAGCAATGGTTCAACCGGCGAATGATCGACATGATCAAGCGATCCACCATCACTTTTCGTAAACTTGCATCGGTAGGGTCACCATGATGAATTCGATCCTTACCCTACCAAGTCGTGAAGAGACGAAAGACGCCAAGCCGCTGCTAACCCTCTTTACGGTTTTGAAGCCATTTGAAGGCGAGGC from the Novipirellula artificiosorum genome contains:
- a CDS encoding endo-1,4-beta-xylanase, which encodes MQSSCMLRFVVKPLSVLVITLGCCITTLADETDNSIAQHRMGSIHINAPAGTPVHVEQLRHEFWFGAALSSGAFGDREPEASDEKYRQVFLENFNAAVTENALKWHSMERRPDQVDYATVDNMLRWTDQHNLPLRGHNLYWGIPNRVQNWIKELNDEQLHNTLKKRGLTIARRYRGRFAEYDLNNEMIHGNYYADRLGAEITRQMADWVKQEDPDAVLYLNDYDILTGNRLDDFVEHIETLLRDGVKIDGIGVQGHLHSDRFDPQALKNALDRLARFELPIRITEFNMPGQRWKYYGDRKVQLTPEQEQQKADQLVEYYRICFAHPAVEGILMWGFWEGACWIPQSALYKKDWTPTPAAEAYRDLVYRKWWTDWQGKADTNSRCVVPAYFGTYRVTIGDKPILVELSANEKTLTLPLVH
- a CDS encoding alkaline phosphatase D family protein, with amino-acid sequence MPKPIFPVVVLALTLAATVTALAKEPLTEGEQSAIMKDLDPYLINALYGTDAQGQTGRFGAEGAMADLLTEPAFVDLVQRHDLKLFSGPMLGDVQPTSAKFWVRTAGQASVQILVGEQASERVTTAPADDFTAVMTVAGLKPFTDYAYVVQVDGKPIRRDTFRFRTAPEKGQPVEFHVTFGSGSRYVPAHEYAWRNMSKTRPLAYLGLGDNVYIDVVNRRGAQRLFYYRRCLSPAYRDLISSVGMYAVWDDHDMAMNDSAGGAGLEAPWKIPNWTVFRQNWNNPHYGGGASVPGTWHSFSLGDVDFLMTDGRFYREKEDQTMLGPDQKKWLFEELAAAKGKFKVIASGTMWSDGADKGGKDSWAGPWARGERDEIFDWINEKKIDGVILISGDRHRSDIWKIDRPRGYPLYEFVSAKVTNEHTHETFPNAVWSYNEGNFWGQLSFDLRLDDPVMTFKCVDISGKVVKEFPLKLSHLSHK
- a CDS encoding glycosyltransferase family 8 protein codes for the protein MKESAQTGAGIPSPESRPSQRIDVVCAADDAYVMPLAVTLKSACRHLGSGKRIRLFLLAGEICDENWSRLQQTLVDEPIEIHTIKPDLDVVSDLSISHHISHTAYFRLLAAELVPCKVEKAIYLDADLFVKEDLARLWDLPIEQHDCLATADIACPFVDARVGCANYRLANPYMAALRPIRNYRELDLDGASEYFNSGVMVLNLHQWRKENVAERLLKILRDNREHVWCWDQYALNVLFHGNWGRFEPRWNQGAHVFEYPSEAHAPIDPQQWTDMRTNPAIVHFTTEFKPWQTSSNHPRSEVFFEGLAATAWKNWCLPETASSFKQWFNRRMIDMIKRSTITFRKLASVGSP